The Priestia megaterium NBRC 15308 = ATCC 14581 region GAGCACGCCATGATTACCTCTAGCTTAGCTGCAGCAAGTTTATGCTTAGCAGTCGGATTATTCTATTTATTAAAGCGATTTTATTCTCAAAAAGAATATATTTAACCATATGAAAAAAACGTCGGATCTACCGACGTTTTTTATGTGAAATCAGTTGTATTTATTGATTTTGTTCAACTGGCGTATAACCTATATACGCAGACTGAGGTCGGTAAATACGATTGTTTTCTGACTGCTCTACGACATGAGCTGTCCAGCCAACTACACGGCTTGCTGTGAAGGTTGGGGTGAATAGTTCAGACGGAAGCTCAACCGCTTTCATAACCGCTGCAGCGAAATATTCTACATTAGTATAAATGCCTCTACCCGGCTTGTATTCATTGAGTAATTCAATGGTTTTATCTTCAATTTTAACAATTAAATCAAATAGCCCGTTATCTCCTGAGATTTGTTTCGATACTTCTTTTAATGCTTCTGCTCTTGGATCATGTGTACGATAAACGCGATGACCAAATCCCATGATTTTCTCTTTATTATCTAATTTTTTACGAACCCAAGGCTCAATATTCTCTTCACTTCCAATTTCATCAAACATGGTAATAACACCAGAAGGAGCTCCTCCGTGAAGCGGACCTTTCATCGCGCCAATTGCTCCGCAAATAGCTGAAACCATGTCAGATTCGGTAGATGAAATAACGCGTGATGAGAAGGTCGAGGCGTTCATCCCATGCTCAATTGTCAAAACAAAATATGCGTTCAGCGCAGTAACCAAACTTTGATCTGGAATTTCTCCGTTAATCATGTATAAATAGTTTGCTACATGATCCAAATGCTCGTTAGGCTCTACCACTTCTAAATCATTCATTTTACGATACCAATAGGCAATAATGGTAGGTGTGACCGCTGTAATCGCAAGTGCCTGCTCCTTTGTCGGAGGCCAGCTGTATGAAGGGTCTCCTAAAGCTGAGATACATGTGCGAAGCGCGCTCATCACTTCTGTATCTTTTGGCAAACAGTCCATTAATGCAACAATATTAGCCGGAAGCGTACGATGAGTCGCCATTTTTTGTTTAAATGCTTTTAACTCATCATGATTTGGCAGCGTGCCGTTCCAAATTAAATAAGAAACTTCTTCAAAAGAATA contains the following coding sequences:
- a CDS encoding citrate synthase/methylcitrate synthase, with amino-acid sequence MTYVKGLEGIVAAETKVGHVDGEKGQLIYRGYWAKDLAINYSFEEVSYLIWNGTLPNHDELKAFKQKMATHRTLPANIVALMDCLPKDTEVMSALRTCISALGDPSYSWPPTKEQALAITAVTPTIIAYWYRKMNDLEVVEPNEHLDHVANYLYMINGEIPDQSLVTALNAYFVLTIEHGMNASTFSSRVISSTESDMVSAICGAIGAMKGPLHGGAPSGVITMFDEIGSEENIEPWVRKKLDNKEKIMGFGHRVYRTHDPRAEALKEVSKQISGDNGLFDLIVKIEDKTIELLNEYKPGRGIYTNVEYFAAAVMKAVELPSELFTPTFTASRVVGWTAHVVEQSENNRIYRPQSAYIGYTPVEQNQ